A portion of the Sus scrofa isolate TJ Tabasco breed Duroc chromosome 5, Sscrofa11.1, whole genome shotgun sequence genome contains these proteins:
- the LOC100737179 gene encoding olfactory receptor 6C76-like: MKNHTSVNEFILLGLTDDPELNVLIFLFLFFTYILSITGNLTIITLTLIDSHLKTPMYFFLRNFSFLEISFTTVCIPRFLVSIVTGDRTISYHSCMAQVFFFILLGATEFFLLTAMSYDRYVAICKPLHYTTIMNSRICIQLVVSSWLAGFLIIFPPVIMGLQLDFCDSNIIDHFTCDSSPMLLISCTDTAFLELMAFFLATFTLMVTLTLVILSYAFILKTILRIPSAEQRKKAFSTCSSHIIVVSVSYGSCIFMYVKTSAKEGMVLTKGIAVLNTSVVPMLNPFIYSLRNQQVKESFKKLVKKCFLDIF, translated from the coding sequence atgaaaaatcacacATCTGTAAATGAGTTCATActtctgggattaacagatgatCCAGAgctaaatgttttgatttttctatttctatttttcacatatatattgaGTATAACTGGAAACCTAACAATTATCACCCTCACTCTGATAGATTCACACCTCAAaactcccatgtatttcttccttagGAACTTCTCTTTCCTAGAAATCTCATTCACCACAGTGTGTATTCCTCGATTTCTGGTCAGCATTGTAACAGGAGACAGGACCATTTCCTATCATTCTTGCATGGCCCAGGTCTTTTTCTTCATACTCCTTGGTGCAACAGAATTTTTCCTTCTGACTGCTATGTCCTATGATCGGTACGTGGCCATTTGTAAGCCCCTGCATTACACCACAATAATGAACAGCAGAATCTGCATCCAGCTTGTCGTTAGTTCTTGGCTGGCTGGATTTCTCATTATCTTTCCACCTGTGATCATGGGACTTCAGCTGGATTTCTGCGACTCCAACATCATTGACCACTTCACCTGTGACTCTTCTCCCATGCTTCTAATCTCCTGCACAGACACAGCATTCCTAGAGCTCATGGCATTTTTCTTGGCAACATTCACGCTCATGGTAACCTTAACACTGGTGATTCTTTCTTATGCATTCATCCTTAAAACAATTCTGAGGATCCCCTCTgctgagcaaaggaaaaaggccTTTTCCACTTGCTCCTCACACATAATTGTTGTCTCCGTTTCTTATGGAAGTTGCATTTTCATGTATGTTAAAACTTCCGCCAAAGAAGGAATGGTTTTGACCAAGGGGATAGCAGTGCTTAATACCTCTGTTGTCCCAATGCTAAATCCTTTTATTTACTCCCTAAGGAACCAGCAGGTAAAGGAGTCCTTTAAGAAGCTGGTCAAAAAATGCTTCTTAGATATATTTTAA